CAATTTTTATATTTACATCAATAGAGCATTATGtttatttttgttacatttttgggGGGAAGTGCACCAATTAAAAGACAGAAAATCTGTCCTTTTGATTATATTTTGGGGCGTTTATCGTAAGGGTTAACTAATTGtagattttgttttttttactaacaTGATAataccaaatgtttttttttttttaaattcttgatGTATAAACTTGGAAAAAGAGGGTGATTTAAGTTTTtggatattttttaaacttttttttttttttgtttgtccattcATTTTCAGTCCACCTATGGGATTTGAACCCGCGATCATTAGTCGAGGGGCACAAATAGGTTAACAATGGCTTCCAATGGTCATGAATTTTTAATGGAAAGCTCAACTATTCAAAATAAGTATCATCTAACTGGATTTGATGTacaaccatagtaacatagtaacatagtaacatagtaaggccgaaaaaagacatttgtccatccagttcagcctatattccatcataataaatacccagatctacgtccttctacagaacctaataattgtatgatacaatattgttctgctccaggaagacatccaggcctctcttgaacccctcgactgagttcgccatcaccacctcctcaggcaagcaattccagattctcactgccctaacagtaaagaatcctcttctatgttggtggaaaaaccttctctcctccagacgcaaagaatgcccccttgtgcccgtcaccttccttggtataaacagatcctcagcgagatatttgtattgtccccttatatacttatacatggttattagatcgcccctcagtcgtcttttttctagactaaataatcctaatttcgctaatctatctgggtattgtagttctcccatcccctttattaattttgttgccctcctttgtactctctctagttccattatatccttcctgagcaccggtgcccaaaaccatGGATGCATAGaataaaaatagttgcatcgtaaaaaataaataattaaataaatatcaCAATTGTGTTGCAACTTTAGTTTCCTTGGGACTCACACAGTGCTGCatatgacactgtctgtaggttactcaacacaatcctgctgacaggttccctttaacatgttcaTACTTAGATTCTAGAGTTGCCTAAATCTTttgctcagtactgtatatagaagtTTAATTTTAGCATGAAACATAAAGCTTGATCTAAAAAACCCGCGGAAAGAAGACATTATATTTGACAATGTTGCTGTAGCAAAATGTTTATAACAAGTGAGGCATTTATACTCTGGGGCCAATatattgatgctttttttttttcaaattcctaACAGGGATGCATGCCAGTTATGTGAAAAAGATGTTGTTTAAAATGAAAGTTCAAAAAATTATAATTATAGTTTGGAATGTACCAAATTTATAGTCAATATATAGGTATTTACCAAGAAAACAATATATAGAAGTTAATATAGATTAGTTAGTTAGTATAATTAAGATATGTATTACAGttttttgcaatatttgaggtctgaaagcactgggggttttttttattttgaacatttttctttgtctgaaaaaaaatacaaaatgtattgcttggaaatttagagacatgttgtcagaagtttccagaacaatttacattttgctcaaaaatatacctataaagagaaaaatcagacaaactgatcatttttcagtggtctcttaacttttgccagagctgtatactgcaAGAGAGGAGCTTGCCATAGAAGCACTGGGAGGGTGAGTATAGTggatttttttcaatatgaaaGATTATGTTCATTTTTAGTTTACCATTATTGGGACTGGAAGGAAAAtatgttttgtgaaaaaataaaaaatgttattaaaaTATTATGACAACAATAATAAAACCTTACCTGTGGTAGCGGTTTAACTGGTTTGGTGAGAATTCCTCCAACATACACAACATGTGGGAGAGTAGGTCTAGGAAATTCCAGTGCAACATCAGTGCAAAGCAGCCAAAGAGAGGATCCTTGTATCAATTCATACATAGATCTAGCTGGTAAAATGTTGTATTTCCTCATTATTCGATCATATTTTGGTAGGACGATAAAATTTATTCCAAACCGAGAGACTAAATAAACAATTGTATTTTTAATTCTCTCCAACAAGTCCATGCGATCTGTGAGAAGTGAATTAAATTCTGGAACATATGATAAAGGTGCAGGGGCACCAACCTCAACTGGGAACCAAAGTCCTGTAGAAAACACAACATATTTAATATCCAAAATATTGGCTATGACAAGACCACACATTTCATTTGGATCAACAATCACCATGTCATAGTTTTCTTTCTTTAAACGCTGCATCAGCTCCTGGTTTCCCACCATAATGTCACAATTACTGGAATAATGGTCAAGAATATCAAACATTTCTAGTGCTGTGAACCTCCCGGAAAATATATTCTTCATTTTTGATTGAAGAAATTCATCGGATGTAGTGCTGTTAAAAATCCCTGGATAGCGCTGGATTTTGTAATGACTTGATGGTGGTATTTCCCTTCCTTCTGAAACCAGAAATTCGGTTTCATGGCCTTTTTCATGAAGAGCTGTGGCCACTGTTTTGAATATATATAAGTGACTTTCAAACATTATTGGCGGGACGATGATCATTTTGGCAGCCTTTGTTATTGCGAGGGTGAACCAGAAGAGTAGAGTAGCAGATGAAGTAGACTTCATGGCTGTTGTGAGAAAAAAAGTAATGTAAGCACAATAATAATTTACACTTATAATTAATTTATCTTCTGTACCTGTGGAATATTTACAAGGAATTGctgagttcaaattactaatatccagttcagcctattccTCGCACTAGGACTTGCAGGTTAAATCTTTCTTGGTACAGTACCACACACATTCTGCGTATTTCTACACAATAAAATGTAAATTTGATAAAAAAAACTGTAGTAAAGTTTTACTTCATTGATATAGCCTAAATCAAATGTCCTTCAAATAAAAGAATGCAATATACAGCATTGGCTATTATTTGCATTTGATTATATCGCTCATACTGTATATCCCAATTGCTGCTCAATTTTAAAATTTTGATCCGAAAGATTGACATGCAATTTTGTCATGAATTAAGCAAATGTTCTGTGATCAGACATCGAGCATACAACTTACATCACAGTTGTGCCTGTACGATGGCACAAAGACTCCTTACAGCTATGATATATTTGtggccagtgtcggactgggatgcCAAGGACACACCACTAATCAACTCCAGGATCCAACTTTTCagctatgtgcaaatgtaacattaacctcaatcacaaatttatgtaacaatgaactgggtagattgttaaatgaataagatgctgcatctgtctgtacatagtgattcaagtttaTTGTGCCATGTATTCCTCATATaaagggcccaccagaggattctcttgttctcctgtgggccagtccaagccaatTGTGGCTCCATATAGTCCTCACTAGAGAAAGGCATTTGGGAAACATTCTCCCAAAATACAGAATCAATTGAAAATAGTTTTACCCTTTCAACTCAAAGAGCCAGAGGAGGTTGTACAAAGCAAAAATATCCCAACGCTCATGAGCTCTTGAACTCATATACAGTCACTCTTAAATAGCACTCCAAATATAATGTTACACCTATATTAGTTCCTACATTGATTAGGTTTAAAGcgtctcctgctctgtggcctcccctcgaacaatttcgcacccctccaatctattctaaactctgctgaccaactaatccacctgtccccccgctattccccggcctctcccctctgtcattcccttcactggttccccattgcccagagactccagtacaaaaccctaaccatgacaaacaaagccatccacaacctgtctcctccatacatctgtgaccttatctccttgtacttacctacacgcaacctccgatcctcacaagatctccttctctactcccctcttacctcctcttcccacattgttgcatacaagatttctctcacccatcacccctactctggaattctctaccgcaacatatcagactctcgcctaccatcgaaaccttcaaaaagaacctgaagacctacctcttccgacaagcctacaagctGCAGTAACCCTCGCTCCACCACATCGCTGCATGACCAGCGCTGCCCtcccctactgtatcctcactcatgccatgtagattgtgagccctcgtgggcagggtcctctcagcTACTGTACCAGTcacgacttgtattgtttaagattattgtatttgattttgctatgtatacccctcctcacatgtaaagctccatggaataaattacgctataataataaatagtaataactGTTATAACAAGTGCATCTCATCAGCTAGGTTGGAGCCAGCAACATGGGTATAGGAAGATAAAGTCTTCCCTTAAAAAAATGTTCCACAACACATGATTGCCAAACGTATCACCCATTCTCATCATAATAAACACTTGCTGCAAAATCCATGATATTTGAAGGCAGGAATGGTGTTGACTATCCCGTTGAGAGTAATGTGTGTGACAATGAGAAATGCTTAGCTGATAGAGGAACTTGGTGATATCTTTGATAATGTAACTTTTTGATGCTCTCAGTGTTGAATCTGTGTATATGAGACAGCTCATTATAATAATCAATTAACATGCAGTGGCACTTATTTATCTCACAGCCTCACAGAGTGGATTTTGTCAAGTTGCAGGTCCTGCATGTTGTAATTATATAGATCCTGCAGGACTTCTGAAAGTTACCCATGATATAGAACAGGCTGAGAAGATAAAGGAAGAGTAAAGGAAAACAAGCTCATTGAATGACCTTCCATTTCCTTCATGGCTATTGTGGTTTGTTTAAGGGAATAAATGGATGTATCACATAAGTAATTCATTATCTTATTCaaggattttttttaattctggtTATTGCAATAATAATAAAGCTTATAAAGAATTTTTTCAGAACTAATTGCAGGCCTTCTTCAGGTAACCTAAAACTTGAAATCTGGATATGCATGGCCTCTTCAACTCTATCTTGTTTTGCATGACATCCTGTTCACTATCCTGGCatgcatcctgttatgcatggccccctcatccctatccttgtatgcatggtcccctcatccctatcctggcatgcatggctccctcatccctatcctggtatacatggcccccttacccctgtcctggtatgcatggccccatcatccctatcctggtatgcatagcccacaTTCCCATCATGGTATGCGTGGCCCCCTCATCCATATCTggatatgcatggcctcctcaactCTATCTTGTTTTGCATGACCTCCTCTTCACTATCCTGGCatgcatcctgttatgcatggccccctcatccctatccttgtatgcatggccccattatccctatcctggtatgcagggcccccatctccatcctggtatacatggaccccccatcagaaaaacattaataaaacacATAAAATGTTATACTTACTTTCCTGCGCTCCTTTTCAGCTTCCTGTTCTGATGCCAGTAGTTGCTTTATGCTTGTAAACAGCACATGACAGTGAAGTCAAGCGCTGCTTACAGTCTGAGGacggctgccagaatactcacttctCTCCATGATAGGAATatgtgcatggagagcagtgagtattcatttctcACTAATAATGTACACGCTGTTAGCCGCAGCCGAcggcttccagcagctgctggGTGTTCTCATGTCCCTGATGCTAAATGGAATGAATACTCACTGCATTCCACAACTATGTGAGTGgttagcagtgaatattcattccattAAGTAGCAGGGACACGCAAAAGTCTGGCAACTGCAGGaagccggctgctgtggctaacaGCGTGTAGGTTATTAAAGAGAAACGAATATTCACTACTTTCCACTCCCAAGGGCattgaatgcagtgaatattcatttctctttagcagcaggctcaGGAGTTAGCTGCAGCCCCAGCTCCTGCCACCTGTGACCAGCTGCTCTGCCGCTGCATCTCCCCACCTCCCCATCCACAGTCAGAGCAGGGACATCAAGACTTAGAAGAGGCATACACCATTTTCCTCCACAAATAAGTATTTCATAGAgtactgattttgcaagttttctcacctacaatgtgggtcatacaatgtgattttctggtttttatttttagattctgacctctccattctttttaggtgggaaaacttgaaagatcaacagtgtatcaaatatttgttTTGCCCAATGTAATTAGTGTTAGCCTTGTACTTTGTGAAGTAAGGTTGTCTTGCAGACCTATGGAGATGAGGGAGGGAGGGATTTTTAGGAAGATAGAcaagatgataaaaagaggggaattgtGAAAGAATTAAATttatttctaaaggtaccttcacactcagcgacgctgcagcgataccgacaacgatgtcgatcgctgcagcatcgctgtttggtcgctggagagctgtcacacagacagctctccagcgaccaacgatgccggtaaccagggtaaacatcgggttactaagcgcagggccgcgcttagtaacccgatgtttaccctggttaccatcctaaaagtaaaaaaaaacaaacgcttcatacttaccttctgctgtctgtccccggcgctgtgcttctctgtactggctgtgagcacagcggccggaaagcagagcggtgacgtcaccgctctgctttccggccgctgtgctcacagtgagtgcaggaaagcacagcgccggaggacagacagcggaaggtaagtgtgaagtgtttgttttttttacttttaggatggtaaccagggtaaacatcgggttactaagcgcggccctgcacttagtaacccgatgtttaccctggttaccagcgaagacatcgctggatcgctgtcacacacgtcgattcagcgatgtcagcgggagatccagcgacgaaataaagttctggccttctagccccgaccaacgacatcacagcaggattctgatcgctgctgtgtgtcaaactgaacgatatcgctagccaggacgctgcaacgtcacggatcgctagcgatatcgtttagtgtgaaggtaccttaagtttaaaATTCAATTTAAAACATTCTTGTGGTTATCATCTGTCACTCGATGACATCCTTGTTTTCGCAAATGTGCAATATTTGGAATTGACTGAACGGGAGTATGGCTGTACAAGTGGGCTTAAAATTCCCATATTCTGTAAATTCATAGGAAATCACAAACTTCTATCTATGCCAAGGCCAAACTGTTTACAATGTTTTTTACACTAACTCCAGGTGCCACATGAGCGCCATAATTGCAATTTATCATGATATGTAGTCATTGTCATTTCCAAATCATTGTCTTTACCAATATTCAAGATAATAATTATGCAATAGTTAAGTAATCTTTTATGTTACCAGTCCCCCTTATAAAAAAATGTGTCTATGTCATAATAATTGAGATTCTCTTTAAAGACAATCTGGTGCATGTGTCTTTATTAGTCTTCCTATAGGACTGAAATCCCGGGTATACCAATGCCGAGCTCTACCTGATGGTCAATAATTAATCTCTGATACGGTAGGGTCTATTTACTTTTTATTCTTGCGTCGAAATTGCATAGGTTGAGTAAATGAGACCTGCATGTGTTATATAGAGAAAGTGAAATATCACAGGACCTGAGACTAAAAATTAGTATTTTGAGATGACCTGagatcagtattttgcatcagtgctACCTCTGGCTTTCTCATGAGCCCTGCTGCAGTGAATTAATATTGTGTCTTGGTGTTGTTAACGGCAGCTGTCATTTTTCCGTGATTTTTTAAATTTGTGTCCTTTTTCAGTGAGTTGCTTTGAATTTTAGACAAATAAAGATCCTTTACGTGGGACCAATGCCTTGAAATGTGAAGAGTGGGCAACATGGGTTGCGGAAAACGATGAAGATGGGGAAAATGTAGAGATAGGGAAAGCATAAGAGAGAAAGGTGTGATGGTGATAGTTCACAAGTGGGAGAGTGCAGGGGAAATATTTTATAGAAGCAGACAGTGGGGCAGTTATAGTTCATAAAGGAGGATGGTGTAGTGAGTATAGTTAATAAGGAAGGTAGTGTGGCAGTAAAAATTCA
This region of Ranitomeya imitator isolate aRanImi1 chromosome 1, aRanImi1.pri, whole genome shotgun sequence genomic DNA includes:
- the UGT8 gene encoding 2-hydroxyacylsphingosine 1-beta-galactosyltransferase isoform X2, whose amino-acid sequence is MKSTSSATLLFWFTLAITKAAKMIIVPPIMFESHLYIFKTVATALHEKGHETEFLVSEGREIPPSSHYKIQRYPGIFNSTTSDEFLQSKMKNIFSGRFTALEMFDILDHYSSNCDIMVGNQELMQRLKKENYDMVIVDPNEMCGLVIANILDIKYVVFSTGLWFPVEVGAPAPLSYVPEFNSLLTDRMDLLERIKNTIVYLVSRFGINFIVLPKYDRIMRKYNILPARSMYELIQGSSLWLLCTDVALEFPRPTLPHVVYVGGILTKPVKPLPQDFETWMDSVDEHGFVLVSFGAGVKYLSEDIAEKLAGALAKLRQKVLWRFSGPKPRNLGNNTKLVEWLPQNDLLGHPKIKTFLSHGGLNGIFEAMYHGVPVVGIPLFGDHYDTMTRVQAKGMGICLDWSRMTEDTLFESLSVVIHHPSYRQKAQKLSKIHKDQPGHPVSRAAFWIDYVLRNNGAKHLRAAAYDVSLAQYFLVDIVLLIFFIVILLGYVLYKIRKYLQKSKATDHSTTNGFYHNGLANGKHKKNGHIKHKEKVK
- the UGT8 gene encoding 2-hydroxyacylsphingosine 1-beta-galactosyltransferase isoform X1 gives rise to the protein MAAGPHAMKSTSSATLLFWFTLAITKAAKMIIVPPIMFESHLYIFKTVATALHEKGHETEFLVSEGREIPPSSHYKIQRYPGIFNSTTSDEFLQSKMKNIFSGRFTALEMFDILDHYSSNCDIMVGNQELMQRLKKENYDMVIVDPNEMCGLVIANILDIKYVVFSTGLWFPVEVGAPAPLSYVPEFNSLLTDRMDLLERIKNTIVYLVSRFGINFIVLPKYDRIMRKYNILPARSMYELIQGSSLWLLCTDVALEFPRPTLPHVVYVGGILTKPVKPLPQDFETWMDSVDEHGFVLVSFGAGVKYLSEDIAEKLAGALAKLRQKVLWRFSGPKPRNLGNNTKLVEWLPQNDLLGHPKIKTFLSHGGLNGIFEAMYHGVPVVGIPLFGDHYDTMTRVQAKGMGICLDWSRMTEDTLFESLSVVIHHPSYRQKAQKLSKIHKDQPGHPVSRAAFWIDYVLRNNGAKHLRAAAYDVSLAQYFLVDIVLLIFFIVILLGYVLYKIRKYLQKSKATDHSTTNGFYHNGLANGKHKKNGHIKHKEKVK